The stretch of DNA GCTCTTTATATAGATGACTGCAGCAGGCTTCTGCCGGGCGCCCGACCCGGGGCAATCCCGGGACGGGCGCCCGGCACAAGGTTCATACAGGGTCCGGCTGGACACTGGGCGCGACAAGCCGCCCTTTCAATACATGCACCACGCAAACTACCCTGACCAGACCGCTGAAGTTCTTTACACCGCCATAACGCAAGTGCACTTCCCGGTCCACGTAAGACAGCAGCGCACTGACCGAACACGTATTAATCCTGGCGATCTCCGCGAGGATATTCCAATACACCTCTTCGAGCCGCAAACACGTCGAAAAACCATTAAGCCGAACTGATCGGGACAATGGCCTGGCCAAGTTCATATCGAACCCCTTGGCAAAGGGATCTACCTTTATCTTGTGCAATCCGCACGTTTCCATAACTCCATTACCTGCTCCGCGTGACATACACTTGACACTCCATTGCCTGACGGCCACTCATGTTCTCGTTGGCCGTTGAGCTATAAAACATCAAGACGACAAGTGCAGCCAGAAGACAGGGAGCCGATCACCGTAGGACAAGCCAACGCGCGTATCAGGAAGCTCGCGGAATCGCGGAAATCGCCGGAAAGCAGGCATGCGAGGGGCGTCAGCTCGACGCCCTCCCGCCACCGGTGTTATTTGTTTTCGAGCAGGGAACGCAACATCCATGCGGTCTTTTCATGCACTTGCATACGCTGGGTCAGCAAGTCCGCCGTCGGTTCATCACTGACTTTATCCAACAACGGGAAGATACCCCGGGCTGTGCGAGTCACCGCTTCCTGGCCTTCGACCAGTTGCTTGATCATGTCTTCAGCGCTTGGCACACCCTCTTCTTCCTTGATCGAAGAAAGTCGCGCATACACCGAGTAGGCACCCGGTGCGGGAAAGCCCAGGGCACGAATACGCTCTGCGATTGAATCCACCGCCAGCGCCAGTTCGTTGTACTGCTCTTCAAACATCAAGTGCAGTGTACGAAACATGGGCCCCGTTACGTTCCAATGGAAGTTGTGGGTCTTCAGGTAAAGTACATAGGTATCGGAAAGCAGTCGCGAAAGTCCATCAACGATTGATTTACGGTCTTCTTCACTGATACCAATATCGATTGCCATGTGTTTCCCCTTCAATTGATAAAAATTCATTGATCAGGTGCAGGACCACTCTAGCAAGAGTGCCGGCCGTGCGCAGCCTGGCTGACCCTTTCGAGGTGCGGCAAATCGCCCCTTGCAGAGCGGGCTTGCCCGACAGGCAAGGCT from Pseudomonas sp. NC02 encodes:
- a CDS encoding ribbon-helix-helix domain-containing protein — its product is MSRGAGNGVMETCGLHKIKVDPFAKGFDMNLARPLSRSVRLNGFSTCLRLEEVYWNILAEIARINTCSVSALLSYVDREVHLRYGGVKNFSGLVRVVCVVHVLKGRLVAPSVQPDPV
- a CDS encoding Dps family protein translates to MAIDIGISEEDRKSIVDGLSRLLSDTYVLYLKTHNFHWNVTGPMFRTLHLMFEEQYNELALAVDSIAERIRALGFPAPGAYSVYARLSSIKEEEGVPSAEDMIKQLVEGQEAVTRTARGIFPLLDKVSDEPTADLLTQRMQVHEKTAWMLRSLLENK